One region of Mycolicibacterium lutetiense genomic DNA includes:
- a CDS encoding glutamate decarboxylase — MPHKHPRTPHISPAYTGRLAMAPVPSLRLPDDAMEPGAAYRFIHDELMLDGSSRLNLATFVTTWMDPEAEKLMAETFDKNMIDKDEYPATAAIEARCVSMVADLFHAEDLSDEDSSAACGVSTIGSSEAVMLGGLAMKWRWREKVGKDWKGRTPNLVMGSNVQVVWEKFCRYFDVEPRYLPMEKGRYVITPEQVLGAVDEDTIGVVGILGTTYTGELEPIAEICAALDQLAQDKGLDIPVHVDAASGGFVVPFLHPDLEWDFRLPRVVSINVSGHKYGLTYPGIGFVVWRNKEYLPEDLVFRVNYLGGDMPTFTLNFSRPGNQVVGQYYNFLRLGRAGYTQVMQCLSQTARWLGDELRDSEHFELITDGSAIPVVSFRLKGNPGYTEFDVSEGLRSFGWQVPAYTMPDDATDVVVLRVVVREGFSADLARALKEDTITVLQRLDKLKPRGAFDDLQPFAH, encoded by the coding sequence ATGCCGCACAAGCACCCCCGCACCCCGCATATCTCGCCGGCCTACACCGGCAGGTTGGCGATGGCCCCGGTTCCGTCGCTGCGCCTGCCCGATGACGCGATGGAACCCGGTGCGGCGTACCGCTTCATCCACGACGAGCTGATGCTCGACGGCAGCTCCCGGCTGAACCTGGCGACGTTCGTCACCACCTGGATGGACCCCGAGGCCGAGAAGCTGATGGCCGAGACATTCGACAAGAACATGATCGACAAGGACGAGTACCCGGCCACCGCCGCGATCGAAGCGCGCTGCGTGAGCATGGTCGCGGACCTGTTCCACGCCGAAGACCTGAGCGACGAGGATTCGTCGGCCGCATGCGGAGTGTCCACGATCGGCTCGAGTGAGGCCGTCATGCTGGGCGGTCTGGCCATGAAATGGCGGTGGCGCGAGAAGGTCGGTAAAGACTGGAAGGGGCGGACCCCCAACCTGGTGATGGGCTCCAACGTCCAGGTGGTGTGGGAGAAGTTCTGCCGATATTTCGACGTCGAGCCGCGGTACCTCCCGATGGAGAAGGGCCGCTACGTGATCACCCCCGAGCAGGTGCTCGGCGCGGTCGACGAGGACACCATCGGCGTCGTCGGGATCCTGGGCACCACCTACACCGGGGAGCTGGAGCCGATCGCGGAGATCTGCGCGGCGCTGGATCAGCTCGCGCAAGACAAGGGCCTGGACATTCCCGTGCACGTCGACGCCGCCAGCGGCGGATTCGTCGTCCCGTTCCTGCACCCCGACCTGGAGTGGGACTTCCGGTTGCCGCGCGTGGTGTCGATCAACGTCAGCGGCCACAAGTACGGCCTGACCTACCCGGGCATCGGCTTCGTGGTGTGGCGCAACAAGGAGTACCTGCCCGAGGACCTGGTGTTCCGGGTCAACTACCTGGGCGGCGACATGCCGACCTTCACCCTGAACTTCTCGCGGCCCGGCAACCAGGTGGTCGGCCAGTACTACAACTTCCTCCGGCTGGGCCGGGCCGGATACACCCAGGTGATGCAGTGCCTGTCGCAGACGGCGCGCTGGTTGGGTGACGAGCTGCGCGACAGCGAGCACTTCGAGCTGATCACCGACGGGTCGGCGATCCCCGTGGTCAGCTTCCGGCTCAAGGGCAATCCGGGGTACACCGAATTCGACGTGTCCGAGGGGTTGCGCTCCTTTGGTTGGCAGGTGCCGGCCTACACGATGCCCGACGACGCCACCGACGTCGTAGTGCTGCGAGTCGTGGTGCGTGAGGGGTTCTCGGCCGATTTGGCCCGGGCACTCAAGGAAGACACGATCACGGTGCTCCAGCGGCTCGACAAGCTCAAGCCACGCGGAGCGTTCGACGACCTGCAGCCGTTTGCGCATTAG
- a CDS encoding NAD(P)H-hydrate dehydratase, with protein sequence MQYYYSADAIREAEAPLLASLPDGVLMGRAAYGLATAIGAELKLRTGGIAGRRVCAVVGSGDNGGDALWAATFLRRRGAAADAVLLNPEKTHAKGLAAFRRAGGRVVSAIAAGTDLVIDGVVGISGHGPLRPDAAAVFAANAAPVVAVDIPSGIDVQTGATDGPHVRAALTVTFGGLKPVHALGECGRAELVDIGLDLAPTGLAGLEAADVRACWPVPGPHDDKYTQGVTGVLSGSATYPGAAVLSTGAAVAATSGMVRYAGSAGPQVLSSWPEVIAAPTPQEAGRVQAWVVGPGLGTDDTAKAALRFALESELPVIVDADALTLLAADPGPLSGRSAPTVLTPHAGEYERLAGDPPGPDRVAAARGLAERLGVTVLLKGNVTIIASPGETTYLNPAGQSWAATAGSGDVLSGIIGALLAAGLPAGEAAAAAAFVHARAANLSAADPGPNPAPTSASRILAHVRAAIAAL encoded by the coding sequence ATGCAGTACTACTACTCTGCCGATGCGATCCGTGAAGCGGAGGCGCCGCTGCTGGCATCGCTGCCCGACGGTGTGCTGATGGGCCGAGCCGCATACGGACTGGCGACGGCAATCGGAGCTGAGCTGAAGCTGCGGACCGGCGGCATCGCGGGCCGGCGGGTCTGCGCGGTGGTGGGTTCCGGCGACAACGGCGGCGACGCGTTATGGGCGGCCACCTTCCTGCGTCGTCGCGGGGCTGCCGCTGACGCCGTACTGCTCAACCCGGAGAAAACACACGCCAAGGGCCTGGCCGCGTTCCGGCGGGCCGGTGGTCGCGTGGTGTCCGCCATCGCCGCGGGAACCGATCTGGTGATCGATGGCGTCGTCGGGATCTCCGGACACGGTCCGTTGCGTCCCGACGCCGCGGCCGTATTCGCGGCCAACGCGGCGCCGGTAGTCGCTGTCGACATTCCCAGCGGGATCGATGTACAGACCGGCGCGACCGACGGCCCGCACGTTCGCGCTGCGCTGACCGTCACGTTCGGCGGGCTCAAACCGGTGCATGCACTGGGCGAATGCGGTCGCGCCGAACTCGTCGACATCGGGCTGGACCTGGCGCCCACCGGCCTGGCCGGCCTCGAGGCGGCCGACGTCCGCGCATGCTGGCCCGTCCCCGGTCCGCACGACGACAAATACACCCAAGGGGTGACCGGCGTGCTGTCGGGTTCGGCCACCTATCCCGGCGCGGCGGTGCTGAGCACCGGGGCCGCGGTGGCCGCCACCTCCGGCATGGTCCGCTATGCGGGAAGCGCTGGACCGCAAGTGCTTTCGAGCTGGCCCGAGGTGATCGCCGCACCCACTCCGCAGGAGGCGGGCCGGGTGCAGGCCTGGGTGGTCGGGCCCGGACTGGGTACCGACGACACCGCGAAGGCCGCATTGCGGTTCGCGCTCGAATCCGAGCTGCCGGTGATCGTCGACGCCGACGCTCTGACGCTGCTGGCCGCCGATCCGGGCCCGCTCAGCGGGCGCAGCGCTCCGACCGTGCTGACCCCGCATGCCGGGGAGTACGAACGGCTGGCGGGAGATCCACCAGGCCCCGACCGGGTGGCCGCAGCCCGCGGCCTGGCCGAACGACTCGGCGTCACAGTGCTGCTCAAGGGCAACGTCACCATCATCGCGTCACCTGGTGAAACCACGTACCTCAACCCGGCCGGGCAGTCCTGGGCTGCCACCGCCGGTTCCGGCGACGTGCTGTCCGGCATCATCGGCGCCCTGCTGGCCGCCGGCCTGCCCGCCGGCGAAGCCGCCGCCGCGGCAGCGTTCGTCCATGCCCGCGCCGCCAATCTGTCGGCGGCCGATCCCGGTCCCAATCCGGCGCCGACCTCGGCGTCGCGCATCCTCGCCCATGTCCGTGCTGCGATCGCCGCGCTGTAG
- a CDS encoding alpha/beta fold hydrolase, with protein MDLRVPTVNIARRWARGRLGAYVSDAAFEHFLTTYRDGMAALPTFELFDVPTSFGIVRAYRFPGPGNGAPAVLLPGRNASTPMYRTNLGPLLERRTVYGIDLLGEAGLSVQRNVIRGAPDQAQWLDEALAGLGLKQAHLLGVSMGGWTAANCAVHRPGRIASLTLLDPVFTFTGVPAKAILASAAMIAPGAPEAWRRRVLSWISGGANMEAAAIEAALIDAGSKDFTLRTPVPKLLSDAQLGGLDVPVLALIAGRSVMLDPVRAEARARTLLPRGQVELWPDASHAINGEYPDEIALRAGQLWDGVDS; from the coding sequence ATGGATCTGCGTGTTCCCACGGTCAACATCGCCCGGCGGTGGGCGCGCGGCCGGCTTGGGGCGTACGTCTCCGACGCCGCGTTCGAGCATTTCCTGACCACCTACCGAGACGGTATGGCGGCCCTGCCGACCTTCGAACTGTTCGACGTGCCAACCTCATTCGGTATCGTGCGGGCCTACCGCTTCCCCGGCCCGGGCAACGGTGCCCCGGCGGTTCTGCTGCCCGGGCGCAATGCGTCGACGCCGATGTACCGAACCAACCTCGGCCCGCTGCTGGAGCGCCGCACCGTGTACGGCATCGACCTGCTCGGCGAGGCAGGTCTGTCGGTGCAGCGCAACGTGATTCGTGGTGCACCGGATCAGGCCCAGTGGCTTGACGAGGCTCTGGCCGGCCTCGGTCTGAAACAAGCGCACCTGCTCGGGGTATCGATGGGCGGCTGGACGGCCGCGAACTGTGCGGTGCACCGGCCCGGGCGGATCGCGTCGCTGACCCTGCTCGATCCGGTGTTCACCTTCACCGGTGTCCCGGCCAAGGCGATACTGGCCTCGGCAGCGATGATTGCGCCGGGAGCGCCGGAGGCCTGGCGGCGCCGGGTGCTGAGCTGGATATCCGGCGGCGCCAATATGGAGGCCGCCGCGATCGAGGCTGCGCTGATCGATGCCGGGTCAAAGGATTTCACGCTGCGCACACCGGTGCCGAAGCTGTTGAGCGATGCGCAGTTGGGTGGGCTCGATGTGCCGGTGCTGGCGTTGATCGCCGGGCGTAGCGTCATGCTCGACCCGGTACGCGCCGAGGCCCGGGCCCGCACGTTGTTGCCGCGCGGGCAGGTCGAACTGTGGCCGGACGCCTCCCATGCCATCAACGGCGAATACCCGGACGAGATCGCACTACGGGCCGGTCAGCTCTGGGATGGAGTGGACTCCTGA
- the glmS gene encoding glutamine--fructose-6-phosphate transaminase (isomerizing) → MCGIVGYVGARPALGIVVDALRRMEYRGYDSAGIALIDGNGGLTMRRRAGRLANLETALAETDEGVLTGNTGLGHTRWATHGRPTDRNAHPHRDAAGKIAVVHNGIIENFAVLRAELEADGVEFASDTDSEVAVHLVAREYAKGDTAGDFVGSVLAVLQRLEGHFTLVFANADEPGTIVAARRSTPLVVGIGEGEMFLGSDVAAFIEHTRNAVELGQDQAVVLTADGYRITDFFGRDDLQAGQDYREFHIDWDLDAAEKGGYDYFMLKEIAEQPAAVADTLLGHFVDGRIVLDEQRLSDQELREIDKVFIVACGTAYHSGLLAKYAIEHWTRLPVEVELASEFRYRDPVLDRSTLVIAISQSGETADTLEAVRHAKTQKAKVLAICNTNGSQIPREADAVLYTRAGPEIGVAATKTFLAQIAANYLVGLALAQARGTKYPDEVEREYNDLEAMPDMISRVLAGIEPVGQLAQRFAKSPTVLFLGRHVGYPVALEGALKLKELAYMHAEGFAAGELKHGPIALIDDDLPVIVVMPSPKNAQMLHAKLLSNIREIQARGAVTIVIAEEGDDTVRPYADHLIEIPAVSTLFQPLLSTIPLQVFAAGVARARGYDVDKPRNLAKSVTVE, encoded by the coding sequence ATGTGTGGAATCGTCGGCTACGTCGGGGCTCGCCCGGCCCTGGGCATCGTGGTCGACGCGCTGCGCCGGATGGAATACCGGGGCTACGACTCCGCAGGAATCGCGTTGATCGACGGCAACGGCGGGTTGACGATGCGGCGCCGGGCCGGGCGGCTGGCCAACCTGGAAACCGCCCTCGCCGAGACCGACGAGGGCGTCCTGACCGGTAATACCGGGCTCGGCCACACCCGCTGGGCCACCCACGGCCGCCCCACCGACCGCAACGCCCACCCGCACCGCGATGCGGCAGGCAAGATCGCCGTCGTCCACAACGGCATCATCGAGAACTTCGCCGTCCTGCGCGCCGAGCTGGAAGCCGACGGTGTGGAGTTCGCCAGCGACACCGACTCCGAGGTCGCCGTGCACCTGGTGGCGCGGGAGTACGCCAAGGGCGACACTGCCGGAGACTTCGTGGGCTCGGTGCTCGCCGTGCTGCAGCGCCTGGAAGGCCACTTCACGCTGGTGTTCGCCAATGCCGACGAGCCGGGCACGATCGTCGCCGCGCGCCGGTCCACCCCGCTGGTGGTCGGTATCGGCGAGGGCGAGATGTTCCTCGGCTCCGATGTGGCGGCATTCATCGAGCACACCCGCAACGCCGTCGAGCTGGGGCAGGACCAGGCGGTGGTGCTGACCGCCGATGGCTACCGGATCACCGACTTCTTCGGCCGGGACGATCTGCAGGCCGGCCAGGACTACCGGGAGTTCCACATCGACTGGGACCTCGACGCCGCCGAAAAGGGTGGTTACGACTACTTTATGCTCAAGGAGATCGCCGAGCAGCCCGCCGCGGTCGCCGACACCCTGCTGGGGCATTTCGTCGACGGCCGCATCGTGCTCGACGAGCAGCGCCTGAGCGATCAGGAACTGCGCGAGATCGACAAGGTCTTCATCGTCGCGTGCGGCACCGCCTACCACTCGGGTCTGCTGGCCAAGTACGCCATCGAGCACTGGACCCGGCTGCCCGTCGAGGTCGAGCTCGCCAGCGAGTTCCGGTACCGCGACCCCGTGCTGGACCGCAGCACCCTGGTGATCGCCATCTCGCAGTCCGGCGAGACCGCCGACACGCTGGAAGCGGTGCGGCACGCCAAGACGCAGAAGGCCAAGGTGCTGGCGATCTGCAACACCAACGGCAGCCAGATCCCGCGCGAGGCCGACGCGGTGCTCTACACCCGGGCCGGGCCGGAGATCGGTGTGGCCGCCACCAAGACGTTCCTGGCCCAGATCGCCGCGAACTACCTGGTGGGGCTGGCCCTGGCGCAGGCCCGCGGGACCAAGTACCCCGACGAGGTGGAGCGCGAGTACAACGATCTCGAGGCCATGCCGGACATGATCAGTCGCGTGCTGGCCGGCATCGAGCCGGTCGGACAGTTGGCGCAACGGTTCGCGAAGTCGCCCACGGTGCTGTTCCTGGGCCGGCACGTCGGCTACCCGGTGGCCCTGGAGGGTGCGCTCAAGCTCAAGGAGCTGGCCTACATGCACGCCGAGGGCTTCGCCGCCGGTGAGCTCAAGCACGGCCCGATCGCGCTGATCGACGACGACCTTCCGGTGATCGTGGTGATGCCGTCACCCAAGAACGCGCAGATGCTGCACGCCAAGCTGCTCTCGAACATCCGGGAGATCCAGGCTCGCGGTGCGGTCACCATCGTCATCGCCGAAGAAGGCGACGACACGGTGCGGCCGTACGCCGATCACCTGATCGAGATTCCGGCGGTGTCAACGCTTTTCCAGCCGTTGCTCTCGACCATCCCGCTGCAGGTGTTCGCGGCCGGGGTGGCCCGGGCCCGCGGGTACGACGTGGACAAGCCGCGCAATCTGGCCAAGTCCGTCACCGTCGAATAG
- a CDS encoding dienelactone hydrolase family protein, protein MASTKKLFAGLTRRGPHRVLRGDLAFAGMPGVVYTPESGLNLPGVVLGHEWMTRSDNYTGTLEHLASWGIVAAAPDTETSVAPSVLNFAFDLGAALEIITGVRLGTGKISVHPGKRGVVGHGFGGSAAVFAAAGMGGSTQRPKAVVSMFPTVTKPPAEQPASTLRVPGLVLTAPGDPMTLRSNAVELARAWDGATLRTVSKAQAGGLVEGRRLARFIGLPGADKDTQKIVRALLTGYLLATLTGDKTYRDFADPDATLPHTETADPNADPVALEDKVVALLKP, encoded by the coding sequence GTGGCCAGCACAAAGAAGCTCTTCGCAGGGTTGACCCGCCGCGGACCGCATCGAGTCCTGCGGGGCGACCTGGCGTTCGCCGGTATGCCGGGCGTGGTGTACACGCCCGAGTCCGGCCTGAACCTGCCCGGTGTGGTCTTAGGCCATGAGTGGATGACACGGTCGGACAACTACACGGGCACGCTCGAGCACCTGGCGTCCTGGGGCATCGTGGCGGCGGCACCCGATACCGAGACCAGCGTCGCTCCGTCGGTGCTCAATTTCGCCTTCGACCTGGGCGCAGCCCTCGAAATCATCACCGGGGTGCGGCTGGGTACGGGCAAGATCAGCGTGCACCCGGGCAAGCGCGGCGTGGTGGGGCACGGCTTCGGCGGGTCCGCGGCGGTATTCGCCGCCGCCGGAATGGGCGGTTCCACCCAGCGTCCCAAAGCGGTGGTGTCAATGTTTCCGACGGTGACCAAGCCGCCGGCCGAACAACCCGCGTCGACGTTGCGGGTACCCGGCCTGGTGCTCACCGCTCCCGGCGACCCGATGACACTGCGTTCGAACGCCGTGGAGTTGGCCCGGGCGTGGGACGGCGCGACGCTGCGGACGGTCAGCAAGGCACAGGCCGGCGGCCTGGTCGAGGGGCGCCGGTTGGCCCGGTTCATCGGGTTGCCCGGCGCCGACAAGGACACCCAGAAGATCGTGCGCGCCCTGCTCACCGGCTATCTGCTGGCGACGCTGACCGGCGATAAGACCTACCGCGATTTCGCCGATCCCGACGCCACGCTGCCCCACACCGAAACGGCCGACCCGAACGCCGATCCGGTGGCACTGGAGGACAAGGTCGTCGCGCTGCTCAAGCCGTGA
- a CDS encoding LLM class F420-dependent oxidoreductase gives MRTGIFLSYSGGFKEAADQIVDLEKVGIDIALVPEAYSYDAISQLGYLAAKTSTMELGTGVVPIYTRTPALMAMTAAGVDYVSDGRFRLGIGTSGPQVMEGFHGVPFDAPLGRTREVVEICRKVWRRENLDYDGKYYQLPLPADRGTGLGKSLHLINHPVRERIPITIAALGPKNVELTAEIAEGWQPVFYLPEKADDVWGDALRAGAAKRDPELGPLDVMVSASLAIGDDVDDRLAWAKPQLALYIGGMGARGQNFYHKLATRYGYGEVADHIQDLFLAGKKAEAIAAVPDDLVRNVSLVGPKGFVKERLAAYAEAGVTTMLVHPMATDAAETMKFCEELVELTR, from the coding sequence ATGCGGACAGGCATCTTCCTCAGTTATTCGGGCGGCTTCAAAGAGGCAGCCGACCAAATCGTCGACCTGGAGAAGGTGGGCATCGACATCGCCCTGGTCCCCGAGGCCTACTCCTATGACGCGATCAGCCAGCTCGGCTACCTGGCCGCCAAGACTTCCACCATGGAACTCGGCACCGGGGTGGTCCCGATCTACACCCGCACGCCGGCGCTGATGGCGATGACCGCGGCCGGCGTGGACTACGTGTCCGACGGCCGGTTCCGCCTCGGCATCGGCACGTCGGGCCCGCAGGTGATGGAGGGCTTCCACGGCGTACCGTTCGACGCCCCGCTGGGCCGCACCCGCGAAGTGGTCGAGATCTGCCGGAAGGTGTGGCGCCGCGAGAACCTCGACTACGACGGCAAGTACTACCAGCTGCCGCTGCCCGCCGACCGCGGCACCGGACTGGGAAAGTCCCTGCACCTGATCAATCACCCGGTGCGTGAACGCATTCCGATCACCATCGCGGCACTGGGGCCGAAGAACGTCGAGCTGACCGCCGAGATCGCCGAAGGCTGGCAACCGGTGTTCTACCTCCCCGAGAAGGCCGACGACGTGTGGGGCGACGCCCTGCGCGCCGGCGCCGCCAAGCGCGACCCGGAACTGGGCCCGCTCGATGTCATGGTCAGCGCCAGCCTGGCCATCGGCGACGATGTCGACGATCGACTGGCCTGGGCGAAACCCCAACTGGCGCTGTACATCGGCGGGATGGGCGCCCGCGGGCAGAATTTCTACCACAAGCTGGCCACCCGGTACGGCTACGGCGAGGTCGCCGACCACATCCAGGACCTCTTCCTGGCCGGCAAGAAGGCCGAGGCCATCGCGGCGGTGCCCGACGATCTGGTGCGCAACGTGTCGCTCGTGGGACCGAAGGGCTTCGTCAAGGAACGCCTCGCCGCCTACGCCGAGGCCGGGGTCACCACAATGCTGGTGCACCCGATGGCCACTGATGCCGCCGAGACCATGAAGTTCTGCGAGGAACTGGTGGAGCTCACCCGATAG
- a CDS encoding TetR/AcrR family transcriptional regulator yields MSSAMTTKAGPGRPAGIDSGDTRQRVIEAACLCFAQLGYGAATNNQIAEMAGVTAGSVYYHFRTKNNLFAAVCDDVYGKILASAAPAISGPHSMHELLSTALAESIRINREFPDLAGFVATAPIDARRHHELAEAYARQGARITDALARSVIEGQRGGLISADLDPVQVARVIGAIVDGFAHAAAVTEPSEMYGVNRLFETLLLDAATGSRSAHKSADHRDPIG; encoded by the coding sequence ATGAGCTCGGCCATGACCACCAAGGCCGGACCCGGGCGGCCCGCGGGCATCGATAGCGGCGACACCCGCCAACGGGTGATCGAAGCTGCCTGCCTGTGCTTTGCCCAGCTCGGCTACGGAGCCGCGACCAACAATCAGATCGCCGAGATGGCCGGTGTGACAGCGGGTTCGGTCTACTACCACTTCCGGACGAAGAACAACTTGTTCGCGGCAGTATGCGATGACGTGTACGGCAAGATTCTGGCCAGTGCCGCACCGGCAATCTCTGGGCCGCATTCGATGCACGAACTGCTGAGTACCGCGCTGGCCGAATCGATACGGATCAACCGCGAGTTTCCCGACCTGGCCGGTTTCGTCGCGACCGCGCCGATCGATGCGCGTCGACACCACGAGTTGGCCGAAGCCTACGCGCGGCAGGGGGCGCGGATCACGGACGCGCTGGCACGCTCGGTGATCGAGGGGCAGAGGGGTGGGTTGATCTCGGCCGATCTCGATCCGGTTCAGGTGGCGCGGGTGATCGGTGCGATCGTCGACGGATTCGCGCACGCGGCAGCTGTGACCGAACCAAGTGAAATGTATGGCGTCAACCGGTTATTCGAAACGCTGCTCCTGGACGCGGCAACCGGCAGCCGCTCGGCCCACAAATCCGCTGACCACCGCGACCCTATCGGGTGA
- the pdxR gene encoding MocR-like pyridoxine biosynthesis transcription factor PdxR, which translates to MSGSNSDLDEQTNSADTGFPPDLLLALDRTSRDGLAVQLQHQLRSGIQQGRLMAGSLLPPSRVLAAQLGVARSVVVAAYEHLVADGYLTGHQGSGTRVRTVAPQPPPRTHHVRNPAVPLGGGLPDPALFPRTEWLRHYRNALTAAPNSQLGYPGPLGTRPLREALTEYLARIRGVVATPDHTIVTSGLTQGITLLARALRARGCNAIAVEDPCFGFHRDAIARTGLRVTQVPVDENGLDVARLAELDVGAVLVAPAHSYPTGVVLDTDRRAALISWARHRDALIIEDDYDAEFRYDRSPIGALQGLAPEHVAYAGCVSKTLSPALRIGWIVLPPWLVEPVAAEKLYDDMGNSVFEQLALSRFIGTGGLTRHLRRVRSVYRRRRDVMLGAISASMPQTQPTGIDAGLHVYLRLPTGSDEDAIVAAAREQGLRLDGARWNWADPDSAPPALVIGYGALSETAIRDSVSRLAPILARLGGRQTR; encoded by the coding sequence ATGTCAGGATCCAATTCTGATCTAGATGAGCAGACCAATTCTGCTGACACCGGCTTTCCCCCGGACCTTCTACTCGCCCTGGACCGGACGTCCCGCGACGGACTGGCTGTCCAGCTGCAACACCAGCTGCGGTCGGGGATCCAACAGGGTCGGCTCATGGCGGGCTCGCTGCTGCCGCCGTCGCGCGTGTTGGCCGCACAGCTCGGGGTGGCGCGCAGCGTCGTCGTCGCCGCCTATGAACACCTGGTGGCCGACGGGTACCTGACCGGACACCAAGGGTCCGGAACCCGGGTGAGAACCGTTGCCCCACAACCACCTCCGCGCACACACCACGTCCGCAACCCCGCAGTCCCCTTGGGCGGCGGACTTCCCGACCCCGCGCTGTTCCCCCGTACCGAGTGGCTGCGGCACTATCGCAATGCCCTCACTGCAGCACCCAACTCCCAGTTGGGTTACCCCGGGCCGCTCGGTACCCGTCCGCTACGCGAAGCCCTCACCGAATATCTGGCCCGGATTCGCGGCGTCGTGGCCACGCCCGACCACACGATCGTCACGTCAGGTCTCACGCAAGGGATTACGCTGCTGGCCCGCGCGTTACGGGCCCGAGGATGCAACGCCATCGCCGTCGAGGACCCCTGTTTCGGATTTCACCGCGATGCCATCGCCCGCACCGGACTTCGCGTGACACAGGTACCGGTCGACGAGAACGGCCTCGATGTCGCCAGACTCGCCGAACTCGATGTCGGCGCAGTCCTGGTGGCACCGGCCCATTCCTATCCGACCGGTGTCGTTCTCGACACGGACCGCAGGGCGGCGTTGATCTCCTGGGCACGCCACCGCGACGCACTGATCATCGAAGATGACTACGACGCCGAATTCCGCTACGACAGAAGCCCGATCGGCGCCCTTCAAGGGCTCGCGCCGGAACACGTGGCGTATGCCGGCTGCGTGAGCAAGACGCTGTCCCCCGCCCTGCGAATCGGATGGATTGTGCTGCCGCCCTGGCTCGTCGAGCCGGTAGCAGCCGAGAAACTCTACGACGACATGGGCAACTCCGTGTTCGAGCAACTCGCCCTGTCCCGGTTCATCGGCACGGGCGGCCTGACCCGCCACCTGCGACGGGTGCGTTCGGTGTACCGCCGACGACGCGACGTCATGCTCGGGGCGATCAGCGCGTCGATGCCTCAGACGCAGCCCACCGGCATCGACGCGGGTCTGCACGTCTACCTTCGCTTGCCAACCGGGTCAGATGAGGATGCGATCGTCGCCGCCGCACGCGAACAGGGCCTGCGCCTGGACGGTGCCCGGTGGAACTGGGCCGACCCGGATTCCGCACCACCTGCCCTGGTGATCGGATACGGCGCACTCAGCGAGACAGCGATCCGCGACAGCGTCAGCCGGCTCGCGCCGATCCTGGCCCGGTTGGGGGGCCGTCAGACCCGTTAG
- a CDS encoding ferredoxin, producing MMPVSCRRCGAVVLARKSSWQQTCVQWNATAAGQCPQRRDAEALAGHGGRGVFLGCTSLRDSVVAAAVDGVLPLADAANGSDGPPTGPGSARAG from the coding sequence ATGATGCCGGTGTCCTGCCGACGCTGCGGCGCAGTCGTACTGGCGCGCAAGAGCAGTTGGCAGCAGACCTGCGTGCAGTGGAACGCCACAGCGGCCGGGCAATGCCCGCAGCGCCGCGACGCTGAGGCGCTGGCCGGCCACGGCGGTCGTGGAGTGTTTCTCGGCTGTACCTCGCTGCGGGATTCGGTCGTGGCAGCCGCCGTCGACGGGGTATTGCCGTTGGCGGACGCGGCTAACGGGTCTGACGGCCCCCCAACCGGGCCAGGATCGGCGCGAGCCGGCTGA